DNA sequence from the Lodderomyces elongisporus chromosome 5, complete sequence genome:
CAAAGAGATGTATAAAGAATTCAAGGAAAAGGTCTTGCAGAGCTATTTCAAAGATAAGCCAATAGAAGAGGTGAGCAAGGCaatccaaaaaaatgtGTTAAGGAAATACGTTTTGGATGAGAAGAATGAGATTCCCGTGCAATTTCCTGCAAATTAAATCTTTGTAAATAAATAGGTGAATAGGAGCTAcaagaggaaagaaaaaataaataaactgaaaaaaaaaataattgcATCAATAATAATGAGGAActcgttttttttgttcaaagTCCATGCACCGATTCTGACTAAGATTGTTATAGAGTGTAGAGCCCTTGTAGTACACGATGAGTATGAGTTTCATTTTTGCTAGTTCTTTTGAGatgtcattttcaaatttggaTAGTGAAGTTTTTAGTAATGACTTCTGTTTATTACTACCGTTATTCAAGTTctaaaaaatgaatagggaaaaaaagaagaaaaacatcTTTCATGGTTTTTATTAATAACTGCTAGTAGATTTCGGTATTCTCTGAGGGTGTCTATATCTGAGCAAAAACATACAATCGCTGGTAAGATTTACAACACGTACTGGACTATTTTACAGGTACTATACATTCAATAACCTATGTCAATTAACATACGTGCAAACCATCAATGTCAATATCTCAGACTTATATATTCAAAAGCAAGGGCCAACATGCTGacttgtgtttctttttcccccAACTCCATCTCTTTGTTTGAATGTCCCCCCATAAGTGACCCAGATTTTGTAAATGGCAGTCTCAAAATTCGTTCACAGCAAGCACTCAAAGAATTTAATAGTAGTATAAACAAATTGTTTATACATACTTTGAAACTGAATATAAAATCTCATTGTTGTGCAGCTGAATTCgaaatttattttcctGCAAATCCAAAGGTTTCAAAAAGTGTTTCCACTCGTCACGAGTCAAGTGTTCAATTTGTCTATCTTGATATTGCTCAGTAAAACCGCATCTTTTGCACGTTTTCACCTTGATTgctgttttctttaattgCAAAATTAGCTCGGGCACATGTGATATATATGCCATAAAAGTTTCAAAGTTATTTGTTGGTGGTTCCACCCACGAATCCACATCTCGGATATGTACATCATCGTGCTGTAAGTACGAAAATAAATCGAAATTCACAAGAACCAATGTCTTTAGTCGAGCATACCCTCCTTCTCCTGAGCATAGtagtttgaaaaatggaTTAAATTTTGTAAAATTAAACTCACCCCTTTCGTAGAAAAGGGTTGAGGACAAGTCTAGCACCAAAGTGTTGAGCTTGTGATTGTCAATTTTCACTAAATCGATTAGTGACAACTCACTAGAGTTGGTTATTCGCAGTAATTGTAAAGTTTGCACATCCTTGAATGCCCGACATGGAGATTTATTCCCTTTTTTAGAAGCATACGAACAAGATGTAAATGTAATCCTCTTGATCAAGATGGACAGGTATATCGGTGCATCTAGAATAAAATTGACTAGTTCCAACTCATCAATAACATCAAAGTACTCACACACTAAGGATAAGTGAGTATCCCGAAGCGGGATCGACCATCCTGTTTGCGATTTTAGTATCAACTTTGGAAGCCTCCTTTTCGTTTTTACAATTTTCCTCTTGAATATGTTTGAGCTTGAAGCTTTAAATTCCGTGGGGAATGCAAACTCTGGTGAAATCTCCAGAAACTGTAAGGTTTGCAATCCATAAGTACGTGTACACAAGGTGCCCAATGCTTTTATAAAGTCTGTGTAGGTAAGATCACTGGTCAAGCCTGATTCACTCTCTACGGCATAGCTGCCGGCAATGGTAATCTTGTGTTTTGATGACTTTTGTGATTGTGGGTTAACGAATGTGACATTTTGAACAAAATTGATCTTATTGCTCGGTTCGCTACTCAAATGCAGGTTTGCAAATCGGAAAAAAGATATAGGTGTTTTAAACTCAATTGATTTATACAAAAAGCATTTGTTGATAATGTTCAGAAACTTCACGCAGACCAGCGAGAGTATTATCAATGTTTGGGGGTCATTggaaaaatattgaaagaTCCGAAGCAATATCTCGGTGGGTAGTGAATACAAATGGGCTGTTGGGTATTCCGGAGCTCTCCTCTTGACAAAAGGTGTACCTCTTCTGCCTATCAATTGATACCTTTTCATAGTGAACACTCGATTGGATTCTCAGATGCTTATAGTTTGTAGTGAATAGTAAATTGATTATAGCGATTGATTTATTTCGAAAAccaaataataaaaagaaaaagaaaaaaatcagaagctggaaaaaaatcaaattgaGAATGAGATTGGAGATACACGATGTGAAGGGAAGGACTAGTGAAAGGAAAGTGGGTAGCTTTGGAATGTAATGACTTATAAAGCAAGTGTGAATGACAAAGCGAGTCTTGTAattgtgtttctttatatatacaaagtGATGAGTATTTAAATATATCTTTATATATGTgcgtatgtatgtatatggTAACAATTATGGTTATGGTTATGGATGTGGATTTAGATGTGGATGTGGAGAACGAACGACAATATAATTTGAAATGCTCTCCCTTGCCCGATTGGGAAATGTCCGTTGTGGCGACGTTGTTGGggattcaattttttttttttttttgtctttaagATATtgaagttttgaaaaaattaccTGTGATTATTAGGTTTCGAATTTTAAACAAGATTTTGGAAACTTTTGTAGAGCAACTCAAACtattagaaagaaataacaaataaagactaaagaagaagaaaagtaaCTGCAAAAGGTGCCACAGCTCTAAGCCTGAACGATTTGCCATTCGAGACagaagattttgaaaaaaagggggggaaATAAGCGGGATTTACAAATGTAATTACATTTACCTTATATACAACTACTCTCGTGTATAACATTTTTAATTAGCTATAAGCTTGTtacattttttcattcttttccttttctttactttgttttatttctaCATTGTAATCAGGCTCTCCTATATTTCGGCCGTAATTCTTCATACGCCATTCTTAATTGAACGAACCCCAAATGAATTTTCCCAACAAAATGGTCTGCAAGCCTTCGATCGTTATCCAATCTAGATAGATATGCTCCACACCCATCACAAACCTGTAATTTCTGCTGCGAAGTCTGGCCAACATTATCAATGATATTTCTTGCTCGTTTACTTGCCTCATCTCTTTCCTGGCATTTGGCATCTAGCTTTATAGATAGGTCGATGATCTTCAACGTTTGATCATTGTGTCCAAGATCTTTAACTAGCCTACTAGCATCGGCAATTTCGCTCCCAGAAACAGCCTTATCACCACCATTCTCACCATTTTCTTCACCCTTGTTACTGTCGTCCTCATTTTCGGCATTTTCCATGTACTTCCCTCGCGTGCTGAGTTTGATCAAATAGTTCAATTCCTGAATCATAAGCCCAATCTCAGCATCCAAATTATCCAAGTCCGCAGTAACTTTCGaaattttctctctttcctcGGGAGTATGCTCCAATCTCTTTTGTGCCACTGAAATAGTTCGATCAAGGTCGCGGACATATGATTGGAGTACTTGGTAATATTCGTGTTCAATCTCTGGATAAGTTCGTCCAAgctttttggttttgtatTCATATTCCAATTTATATTTCGGCATGTGTAGATTGGGACAAGGTCCAAGATCCGATTTAGTTCCAACAAAAAGATCATGTGGACAGGTACCTACAATAAATGCTTTGCAGACCTCTGGAGCAGTCATTCCCGGATCGCGAGAATGTCGAGCGTAGGACAGCAGCAGTCCTTGTCTACCCATGAGCTTCTCAATATGTCTTCTCTGCTCTTCTGCCATGATGACAAAGTCTTGATGTATCTATATTCTGGTGGGTTATACTTGAGTATATACAGTTCTtgtaatatatatatatgagaGTTTGTGCTCATGGGAGGAGAGTTTGGGCTTGTGATGCCTGAGTGTTTTGTGCGCGCAAGGAAGGAAAGATTCCAAAACTACCACTACGCACAAGTTCAGAACTAAAGTAAGTACAAATTTTTAAACACTCAATTTATGTATACACATtatgtttatataaacataTACAGATCCATGTTCGTTTCTTGTGGCTTTAATAGATACTGTTAGTTTTGATTCGAGACTTCATTTCTGGGTATtgttaccaaaaaaaaaaaaaaactcgtCAAAGGACTACCCCATTCACTCACAAACCTCAATGTATTTTAAAACTCTACTGTTTGCAATATAAACTTCTAAATACATTCTTCAATATAATTTTTACTAGATTAATCTTATAACCGCAccatcaaaacaaaacagaagaactctcccccccccccacaaCTAATCTTGTTTTTCAGACTTTTCTACATCTTCAGTCTGTTCCGAAACATTCTTCTTcacaatcttttctttggaGATGTATCCCAAAGCACTCAATCTCTCTGGCAAAATTGGGTGCGAGTAATGGAACGAGGAGTATAACCAATCAGCGTTCATACCAGACAAGTTCTCATTTGACAATTTAATCAATGATCTACTCAATTCTTCAGAGTACCCACAGTCTTGTGCGTACTTGTCAGCATCGTATTCGTGTTTTCTTGAAAGCAAATTTTGTGCAAATGCCAAAATGCACTCCAATGGTTGCAATATATCACCAAACAACATAAAACTAATCAATATAGGTTGTTCTTTGTAGAAGCCAAAGGAGTTGTATAATGACTTGTTACGCACAAAAGCTCCAAAAAGACTAAAGATTATAAAGAAATGGATCTGTTGCATTGCAATCATCTTGGGGATGTGGTTCAATTTCCAGTGTCCAATCTCATGAGCCAAGACGGCAACTGTCTCCTCGGTGCTGTTGTGTTCAATCAAAGTGTCAAATAAAACAATCTGCTTACTCCATGGCAAACCGGTGAAATAAGCATTTGAATGCGATGAACGTTTGGAACCGTCAACAACTAATAACTTCTTTAATGGGAACTTTTGGGACTTGGCCAAATTCTCAATAGCGGTCTTTAACTCTCCATCTTCCAATGGTgtaaatttgttgaaaagtgGCATTATCAAAGTGGGAACAATCGTCATGGCAATCAACATaataaccaaaaagaaacccATCAAGTAGAAAATGAACGAGTCACCAAAGTATTCAATAATCTTTAAAAAACCTGCAATAACCGGGGACCCAAGCACGATGGAAAGCGCAATTCCTTTTAACTTGTCAGTAATCCAAATATTCAAGGTCTGCTTATTAAATCCGTATTTCTCCTCCAACACGAAATGACTATAATAGCTCAAGGGTAATTCGAAAATAGTGGACATGATTTGCGTAgtaaagacaaaaataatGGACTGTGTGATAACGCCACCCATGAATTTGGGCAACAAGAATGCGGCAGATTGCATAAGACCACCACTCCAGTTCCATATCTTGGGCAACAAGTCGTATTTGAAGACGGCTATATTTTGTAAGAGACCAACAGTTGATGCAAAGATGGAGAACTTGGCTTTAGAACGAGAGTATTTCTGCGACTTGTCAAACGTAGTCTGGTCAACTTCAGCCTTTATAGAGGCTGGAGGcgatttgtttttgaggACTTGGTACTGTCTGTATTGCAAATAGCTCTCAAACACATATTGACCCACGGTGAATCCAACAATAATTGCCTTCCAATTAATATTTGGATTGTCCAAAAAAGACAACGACTAGGGAAAGCAAAGTTAGTAATCGATTCATTGATTTCGGTCAATTCTtcaaggaaaagaaaggaaatgaaaagaagaaaaataggcattatatgtatacatacatcAATGACAAACTTCATTGTTGATACGTATATGTGTAGGAAAAAGAGTTCACATAGTTGGTGTGATTTATTCGAAAGACAAATTGGTGCGACCTCACACTGCGTGGTAGCAAATTTTGGGTTCATGAATTTCCCATCTCGCGTGCCCATTAACTATCGCCTTCCATACTAACCTTACCCACGACTATCTCAACGACTTGTCTCCCTCACTTCAAGCCCCccagaaataaaaataaaaataaaaaattaacaaataaaaaataaaaaataaaaaataaaacaaattttgGCAACAAAACCTGCTCCACAATCCACAGGTTCCTACCGTAATACTTTTAAAACATCCAAATTCATTAAAGAGCAACTTACTCACCAAAGATTGGAAAAAGccaattattttttttttgaatacttttttttttagagcTACTAAAAGTCTATACTTGAATATAtttaaatgtatatatatattactCTTTCATTCACATGTGATGCATTTATTTAGCTTCAGCAGCCATCTTGTCAGCCTTAGCGACAGCATCTTCGATACCACCAACCATATAGAAAGCGTTTTCTGGCAAGTGGTCGTACTTACCTTCCAAAACTTCCTTGAATGACTTGACGGTTTCGGACAATCTCACCAATTTACCGGAAATACCAGTGAAGACCTCGGCGACAGCGAATGGTTGTGACAAGAATCTTTGAATCTTACGAGCTCTCTCGACGGTCAATTTGTCAGCTTCTGACAATTCATCCATACCCAAGATAGCAATGATATCTTGCAAGGACTTGTAAGCTTGCAAGGTTTGTTGGACACCAGTGGCAACGTCATAGTGCTCTTGACCGACAACGGCAGCATCCAACAATCTTGACTTGGAGTCCAATGGATCGACAGCTGGGTAGATACCCAATTCTGAAATACCTCTAGACAACACAGTAGTGGCATCCAAGTGAGCAAAGGTGGTGGCTGGAGCAGGATCGGTCAAATCATCTGCTGGCACGTAAACGGCTTGGACAGAGGTAACTGAACCCTTCTTGGTAGTGGTAATACGTTCTTGCAAGAGACCCATATCGGTGGCCAAGGTTGGTTGGTAACCGACAGCGGATGGAATACGACCCAACAAAGCAGACACTTCTGAACCAGCTTGGGTGAATCTGAAAATGTTGTCAATGAACAACAAGACATCTTGaccttcttcatctctAAAGTATTCAGCAATGGTCAAACCAGTCAAAGCAACTCTAGCTCTAGCTCCTGGTGGTTCGTTCATTTGACCGAAAACCAAGGCGACCTTGGAGTCACCTTCCAAGTTGATGACACCGGTTTCCTTCATTTCACGGTACAAATCGTTACCTTCTCTGGTTCTTTCACCGACACCGGTAAAGACAGAGAAACCACCGTGTGCCTTGGCAATGTTGTTAATCAACTCTTGGATGAACACAGTCTTACCGACACCGGCACCACCGAACAAACCAATCTTACCACCTCTGGCGTATGGAGCCAACAAGTCGACAACCTTAATACCGGTTTCCAAAACTTCAGCAGCAGTGGATTGTTCAATGAATGAAGGTGGCTCAGCGTGAATTGGGTTTCTCTTCTTACATTCAATTGGACCTCTGTCATCAATTGGGTCACCAGTGACATTGATAATTCTACCCAAAGTACCTCTACCAACTGGGACAGAGATTGGAGCACCAGTGTCAGTGACTTCGGTACCTCTGACTAAACCTTCAGTACCATCCATAGCAATGGCTCTAACGGTGTTTTCACCCAAGTGTTGAGCAACTTCCAAGACCAAGTCTTGGTCACCATTCTTCAAGGTCAAAGCGTTCAAAATAGCTGGCAAGTCTTCATTTGGGAATTGGACATCGACAACGGCACCAATAACGGCTCTATATAATTTGAATTGTTAGTATATACATTCATGTATTTGGAAGCGGTGCACAAACTTTGGCTTGGATACTGGCGTCGAGTAAAGTTGGTGTGGTGGATCGATGTTGTGTTAAGTCTCAATGTGATATGTGAACTTATGTTGTGCTTGTACTGAATTGTGTTCTGATGTATGGTGCTCTATTGTattgtgttgtgttgtgttgtgttgtgttaTATTATGTTGTGTTGTGCTCTAATGTGTCGACTGAAATTGATTGGACACACACGAGGAAAGGAAATTTTTCGGAAAGGTAGTGCGCCGCGGTACAAAAAATTTCTACCCGACGTTGAACTTTTCACTACAAACCCA
Encoded proteins:
- the LUC7 gene encoding splicing factor (BUSCO:EOG09264D7Y); translation: MAEEQRRHIEKLMGRQGSSSSYARHSRDPGMTAPEVCKAFIVGTCPHDLFVGTKSDLGPCPNLHMPKYKLEYEYKTKKLGRTYPEIEHEYYQVLQSYVRDLDRTISVAQKRLEHTPEEREKISKVTADLDNLDAEIGLMIQELNYLIKLSTRGKYMENAENEDDSNKGEENGENGGDKAVSGSEIADASRLVKDLGHNDQTLKIIDLSIKLDAKCQERDEASKRARNIIDNVGQTSQQKLQVCDGCGAYLSRLDNDRRLADHFVGKIHLGFVQLRMAYEELRPKYRRA
- the ATP2 gene encoding atp2, beta subunit of the F1 sector of mitochondrial F1F0 ATP synthase (BUSCO:EOG09261T74); the protein is MVLPRLFNATSRTAVNAARSSRALATAAAKHAHGKVRAVIGAVVDVQFPNEDLPAILNALTLKNGDQDLVLEVAQHLGENTVRAIAMDGTEGLVRGTEVTDTGAPISVPVGRGTLGRIINVTGDPIDDRGPIECKKRNPIHAEPPSFIEQSTAAEVLETGIKVVDLLAPYARGGKIGLFGGAGVGKTVFIQELINNIAKAHGGFSVFTGVGERTREGNDLYREMKETGVINLEGDSKVALVFGQMNEPPGARARVALTGLTIAEYFRDEEGQDVLLFIDNIFRFTQAGSEVSALLGRIPSAVGYQPTLATDMGLLQERITTTKKGSVTSVQAVYVPADDLTDPAPATTFAHLDATTVLSRGISELGIYPAVDPLDSKSRLLDAAVVGQEHYDVATGVQQTLQAYKSLQDIIAILGMDELSEADKLTVERARKIQRFLSQPFAVAEVFTGISGKLVRLSETVKSFKEVLEGKYDHLPENAFYMVGGIEDAVAKADKMAAEAK
- the STE24 gene encoding zinc metalloprotease (MEROPS:MER0002635), translated to MKFVIDSLSFLDNPNINWKAIIVGFTVGQYVFESYLQYRQYQVLKNKSPPASIKAEVDQTTFDKSQKYSRSKAKFSIFASTVGLLQNIAVFKYDLLPKIWNWSGGLMQSAAFLLPKFMGGVITQSIIFVFTTQIMSTIFELPLSYYSHFVLEEKYGFNKQTLNIWITDKLKGIALSIVLGSPVIAGFLKIIEYFGDSFIFYLMGFFLVIMLIAMTIVPTLIMPLFNKFTPLEDGELKTAIENLAKSQKFPLKKLLVVDGSKRSSHSNAYFTGLPWSKQIVLFDTLIEHNSTEETVAVLAHEIGHWKLNHIPKMIAMQQIHFFIIFSLFGAFVRNKSLYNSFGFYKEQPILISFMLFGDILQPLECILAFAQNLLSRKHEYDADKYAQDCGYSEELSRSLIKLSNENLSGMNADWLYSSFHYSHPILPERLSALGYISKEKIVKKNVSEQTEDVEKSEKQD